The Acidimicrobiales bacterium genome includes a window with the following:
- a CDS encoding error-prone DNA polymerase produces the protein MGWRNPPIPWSELERRLSDGRPPNRPDHADGGDSPAWSRKRQPYHPPQPSREAGPGSSATGAKRRRSDAPIPYAELHCHSNFSFLDGASHPEELVEEADRLGLEALALTDHDGMYGVVRFAEAAEALGVPAVFGTELTLDLARPAPQTGGRPKGRRPGPAGTMGHRQAAADPEGHHLVVLARDPEGYARLCRVVSEAHLAGGEKGQPIVSLTTLAEAHGDHWMVLTGCRKGEVPTALVQSGPTAAGRALGRLADAFGRGNLAVELWDHGDPLDTARNDALANLALAHGVELIATNNVHYATPARRGLATALAAVRARRSLDEIEGWLPAAAGAHLRSGREQARRFARYPGVVERAAELGRECAFDLRLVAPRLPDFPVPPGHSEMSWLVELTERGAARRYGPRGAERVPGAYAQLDRELSVIEGLGFPGYFLVVWDIVEFCRRRGILCQGRGSAANSAVCYALGITNADAVSLGLLFERFLSPERDGPPDIDIDIESDRREEAIQHVYERYGRHNAAQVANVITYRARSAVRDMGKALGHASGQLDAWSKQIERWGPLEATAGAVGPDGRSAHDIPEPVMGLAAQVENFPRHLGIHSGGMVICDRPVVEVCPVEWARMEGRSVLQWDKDDCAAVGLVKFDLLGLGMLNAIHRAIDLVRDHHGVEVDLAELPQEDAVYDMLCRADTVGVFQVESRAQMATLPRLKPRHFYDLVVEVALIRPGPIQGGSVHPYIRRRNGLEPATYLHPLLEPSLEKTLGVPLFQEQLMQMAIDVAGFTGAESDQLRQAMGSKRSGERMERLRARLYEGMAARGITGDVADAIYEKLAAFANFGFPESHSVSFAYLVYASAWIKHHFPAAFCAALLNAQPMGFWSPKTLVADARRHGVEVRRADVNASPAQATLEPAREAGLGTERLAVEPDRPAVRLGLEYVRTIGLEMAERIAAGRPYADMEDLVRRTGVSRAQLEALATAGALPDRTRREGLWAAGAVSQATPDRLDGVVVGARAPALPDMTTAEEMAADLWATGMSPTGDPIELVRDQLDAWGATTAAGLARAEPDSRVLVGGVVTHRQRPATAGGTTFLNLEDETGLINVVCSKGAWSRYRQAARSAPALLVRGRLERVEGVVNVVADRISPLSLIVGSSTPSRDFR, from the coding sequence ATGGGTTGGCGCAACCCTCCGATCCCCTGGTCCGAGCTCGAGCGCCGGTTGTCCGACGGCCGGCCGCCCAACCGCCCGGACCACGCCGACGGAGGCGACAGCCCGGCCTGGTCCCGCAAGCGCCAGCCCTACCACCCCCCGCAGCCGTCCCGGGAGGCCGGCCCCGGAAGTAGTGCCACCGGCGCGAAGCGGCGGCGGAGCGACGCCCCGATTCCCTACGCCGAGCTGCACTGCCACTCGAACTTCAGCTTCCTGGACGGAGCGTCGCACCCCGAGGAGCTGGTCGAGGAGGCCGACCGGCTCGGCCTGGAGGCGCTGGCCCTCACCGATCACGACGGCATGTACGGGGTGGTCCGCTTCGCCGAGGCCGCCGAGGCGCTCGGTGTGCCCGCCGTCTTCGGGACCGAGCTCACCCTCGACCTGGCTCGACCAGCACCGCAGACCGGGGGACGACCCAAGGGCCGCCGTCCTGGTCCCGCCGGCACCATGGGCCACCGCCAGGCCGCCGCCGATCCCGAGGGCCACCATCTCGTCGTGCTGGCCCGCGACCCCGAGGGGTACGCCCGGCTGTGCCGGGTCGTCAGCGAGGCCCACCTGGCCGGGGGGGAGAAGGGCCAGCCGATCGTGTCCCTGACCACCCTGGCCGAGGCCCACGGGGATCACTGGATGGTGCTCACCGGCTGTCGCAAAGGTGAGGTCCCGACGGCGCTGGTCCAATCGGGCCCCACGGCGGCGGGGCGGGCCCTGGGTCGGCTGGCAGACGCCTTTGGCCGCGGCAACCTGGCGGTGGAGCTGTGGGACCACGGCGACCCGCTGGACACCGCCCGCAACGACGCCCTGGCCAACCTGGCCCTGGCCCACGGCGTGGAGCTGATCGCCACCAACAATGTGCACTACGCCACCCCCGCCCGGCGGGGTCTGGCCACCGCCCTGGCTGCGGTGCGGGCCCGGCGATCGCTGGACGAGATCGAGGGATGGCTGCCGGCGGCAGCCGGCGCCCACCTGCGCTCGGGGAGGGAGCAGGCCCGGCGGTTCGCCCGCTATCCCGGCGTGGTGGAGCGGGCCGCCGAGCTGGGAAGGGAGTGCGCGTTCGACCTGCGGCTGGTCGCCCCCCGATTGCCCGACTTCCCGGTGCCGCCGGGTCATTCCGAGATGAGCTGGCTGGTCGAGCTGACCGAGCGGGGAGCGGCGCGTCGTTACGGTCCTCGGGGCGCCGAGCGGGTGCCGGGTGCCTACGCGCAGCTGGATCGCGAGCTGTCGGTCATCGAGGGGCTGGGTTTTCCCGGCTACTTCCTCGTGGTGTGGGACATCGTGGAGTTCTGCCGGCGGCGGGGCATCCTCTGTCAAGGGCGGGGGTCGGCTGCCAACTCGGCGGTCTGCTACGCCCTCGGCATCACCAACGCCGACGCCGTCTCGCTGGGCCTGCTGTTCGAGCGCTTCCTCTCCCCCGAACGCGACGGTCCTCCGGACATCGACATCGACATCGAGAGCGATCGGCGCGAGGAGGCCATCCAGCACGTGTACGAGCGCTACGGCCGCCACAACGCCGCCCAGGTCGCCAACGTCATCACCTACCGGGCCCGCTCGGCCGTGCGCGACATGGGCAAGGCCCTTGGCCACGCGTCCGGCCAGCTGGACGCCTGGTCCAAGCAGATCGAACGGTGGGGTCCACTCGAGGCCACGGCCGGCGCCGTGGGTCCGGACGGCCGGTCGGCCCACGACATCCCCGAGCCGGTCATGGGGCTGGCTGCTCAGGTGGAGAACTTCCCCCGCCACCTCGGCATCCACTCGGGCGGCATGGTCATCTGCGACCGGCCCGTGGTCGAGGTGTGCCCGGTGGAATGGGCGCGCATGGAAGGCCGCAGCGTCCTGCAGTGGGACAAGGACGACTGCGCCGCCGTCGGCCTGGTGAAGTTCGACCTGCTGGGTCTGGGGATGCTCAACGCCATCCACCGGGCCATCGACCTGGTCCGCGACCACCACGGGGTGGAGGTCGACCTGGCCGAGCTCCCCCAGGAGGACGCGGTCTACGACATGCTGTGCCGGGCCGACACCGTGGGTGTCTTCCAGGTCGAGAGTCGGGCCCAGATGGCCACCCTGCCCAGGCTCAAGCCCCGCCACTTCTACGACCTCGTGGTGGAGGTGGCCCTCATCAGGCCGGGTCCCATCCAGGGTGGATCGGTTCATCCCTATATCCGCCGGCGCAACGGGCTCGAGCCGGCGACCTACCTGCATCCGCTGCTCGAGCCGTCGTTGGAGAAGACCCTCGGGGTGCCCCTGTTCCAGGAGCAGCTCATGCAGATGGCCATCGACGTGGCCGGTTTCACCGGCGCCGAGTCGGACCAGCTGCGCCAGGCCATGGGCTCGAAGCGCTCCGGCGAGCGCATGGAACGGCTGCGGGCCCGACTCTACGAGGGGATGGCGGCGCGGGGCATCACCGGAGACGTCGCCGACGCCATCTACGAGAAGCTGGCCGCCTTCGCCAACTTCGGCTTCCCCGAGAGCCACTCGGTGTCCTTCGCCTACCTGGTCTATGCCAGCGCGTGGATCAAGCACCACTTTCCGGCAGCCTTTTGTGCCGCCTTGCTCAATGCCCAGCCCATGGGCTTCTGGTCGCCCAAGACGTTGGTGGCCGACGCCCGCCGCCACGGCGTGGAGGTGCGGCGGGCCGATGTCAACGCCAGCCCGGCCCAGGCCACGTTGGAGCCGGCCCGGGAGGCGGGCTTGGGGACGGAGCGGCTTGCTGTCGAGCCGGATCGACCGGCCGTGCGGCTCGGTCTCGAGTACGTGCGCACCATCGGGCTGGAGATGGCGGAGCGCATCGCCGCCGGCCGGCCCTATGCCGACATGGAGGACCTGGTGCGGCGCACGGGCGTGTCCCGGGCGCAGCTGGAGGCGTTGGCGACTGCGGGTGCCCTCCCCGATCGAACGCGCCGGGAGGGGCTGTGGGCCGCGGGGGCCGTGTCTCAGGCCACCCCCGATCGCCTTGATGGGGTGGTGGTCGGAGCCCGGGCTCCCGCCCTGCCCGACATGACGACGGCGGAGGAGATGGCCGCCGACCTGTGGGCCACGGGGATGTCACCCACCGGCGATCCCATCGAGCTCGTCCGCGACCAGCTCGACGCGTGGGGCGCGACGACGGCAGCGGGGCTCGCCCGTGCCGAGCCCGACAGCCGGGTCCTGGTCGGCGGCGTGGTCACCCACCGCCAACGCCCGGCGACGGCCGGGGGCACGACCTTCTTGAACCTGGAGGACGAGACCGGTCTCATCAACGTCGTCTGCTCGAAAGGCGCCTGGAGCCGTTACCGCCAGGCGGCCCGGTCGGCGCCCGCCCTGCTCGTCCGTGGCCGCCTGGAGCGTGTCGAAGGGGTCGTCAACGTGGTCGCCGACCGCATCTCCCCTCTGTCGCTCATCGTCGGCTCGTCGACCCCGTCACGGGATTTTCGTTGA